A window from Leptospira wolffii serovar Khorat str. Khorat-H2 encodes these proteins:
- the gspG gene encoding type II secretion system major pseudopilin GspG has protein sequence MKTGKKRRQGFTLIELAIVVAILGALMAIIIVNIDITGVNNDTAALKLRKDKQELRMNLERYSQKFGNYPTEDQGLEALAEKPTTGDVPEDWRPMVNSKDALKDPWKNPYKLRFDNSGEIQIFTYGRDGQEGGEGENTDFDILKDEDYPPQFAKK, from the coding sequence TTGAAAACGGGAAAGAAACGAAGACAAGGATTTACCCTGATCGAACTAGCGATCGTAGTCGCCATTTTAGGCGCTTTGATGGCGATCATCATCGTCAATATCGATATCACCGGAGTGAACAACGACACTGCGGCCCTCAAGCTTCGCAAGGATAAGCAAGAACTCAGAATGAACTTGGAGAGATATTCCCAAAAATTCGGAAATTATCCCACCGAAGACCAAGGCCTCGAAGCTTTGGCGGAAAAGCCGACCACCGGAGACGTTCCGGAAGATTGGAGACCGATGGTAAACAGTAAGGACGCACTCAAGGATCCTTGGAAGAATCCGTATAAACTACGATTCGACAATTCCGGAGAGATCCAAATCTTCACTTATGGAAGAGACGGACAGGAAGGAGGAGAGGGTGAAAACACCGACTTTGACATCCTGAAAGACGAGGATTATCCGCCTCAATTCGCTAAAAAATAA
- a CDS encoding type II secretion system protein produces MRGRKSRLRSGFTLIELGVVVMLIGVILGLVIPSVANLFTPGAQEEAFVLHDVVTFCYKRARLYQKTVYLQLDVDTETYSVIDIERDDSGMKEKPVFKERELPSSSSIVDIMDGRGYRYIKGKVRIPFSPLSVAEDFYIHLGPDPEIKRTLVIRRYGGKSEIMDGEAVVPKENLDWYKQNETYGSSQL; encoded by the coding sequence ATGCGCGGTAGGAAGTCTAGACTTCGTTCCGGATTCACTCTGATCGAGCTCGGCGTCGTAGTCATGCTCATAGGAGTGATTCTAGGTTTAGTCATTCCTTCCGTGGCTAATCTATTCACTCCCGGAGCACAGGAAGAGGCTTTCGTTCTCCACGACGTGGTTACTTTCTGCTACAAAAGAGCAAGACTCTACCAAAAGACCGTGTATCTGCAACTTGACGTGGATACGGAGACCTATTCCGTGATCGATATAGAAAGGGACGATTCGGGGATGAAGGAAAAACCGGTCTTCAAAGAAAGAGAACTCCCTAGTTCCTCCTCGATCGTGGATATAATGGACGGTCGAGGTTATCGTTATATCAAAGGCAAGGTTCGCATTCCTTTCTCACCCCTCTCGGTCGCAGAAGACTTTTATATCCATTTAGGGCCTGATCCGGAGATCAAAAGAACTCTGGTGATCCGCCGCTACGGGGGAAAATCGGAAATCATGGACGGCGAAGCGGTCGTTCCAAAAGAGAATCTGGACTGGTACAAGCAAAATGAGACGTACGGATCGAGCCAACTCTAA
- a CDS encoding type II secretion system protein gives MRRTDRANSKRSGFTLIEMTFAFLIAASWIGYVLMIVAEGVRLKRIAALQTEAAHLAKIKMAQVDSATLLQTDTSSGDIPGYKDWKFTTIIKDENIDLLKLAGKEGKKPEDLLGGSNSGQNDFIAKRTGNNQGSATGGLITVYHIYVTIEYPTGGVDTQGNKVKEQYTVETFKARNN, from the coding sequence ATGAGACGTACGGATCGAGCCAACTCTAAGCGGTCCGGCTTCACTCTGATAGAAATGACCTTCGCATTTCTAATCGCGGCAAGCTGGATAGGGTACGTACTCATGATCGTAGCGGAAGGCGTTCGTTTGAAAAGAATTGCGGCACTGCAAACCGAGGCGGCTCATTTGGCCAAGATTAAGATGGCTCAGGTGGATTCCGCAACCTTACTCCAAACGGATACGAGTTCGGGAGATATTCCAGGATACAAGGACTGGAAATTCACCACGATCATCAAAGATGAGAATATAGACTTACTCAAACTCGCCGGAAAAGAAGGTAAGAAACCGGAAGATTTGTTGGGGGGATCCAACTCCGGGCAAAACGATTTCATCGCGAAAAGGACGGGAAACAACCAAGGATCCGCTACTGGCGGACTCATCACCGTATATCATATTTATGTAACGATAGAATATCCCACCGGGGGAGTCGATACCCAAGGAAATAAGGTCAAAGAACAGTACACCGTAGAGACCTTCAAGGCGAGAAATAACTGA
- a CDS encoding type II secretion system protein GspJ, with protein sequence MRSFPSSRRKFRSRRSGFTLLELSIVAALLGSLLVMVFGTYTAILRVTRDNIRSEGADREKAISAVENIRSSLSMAFYFQTEKRLVFVSKRDRKSEDGKKHPGESTNDHFIVFAAIHPNSEETALPEVREVEYFLQKMEGSDLYKLVRREDEIVDKFPFSGGQEYVLLENVKNLSFKFSRTGSKWEEEWDSRETKNIPRLIRIELIANLGNEERRFETLAFPGMLLK encoded by the coding sequence ATGCGTTCTTTTCCTTCCAGTCGACGTAAATTCAGAAGCAGAAGATCCGGATTCACTCTTTTGGAGTTATCCATCGTCGCGGCTTTACTCGGTTCTCTGCTTGTCATGGTCTTCGGAACTTATACGGCGATCTTAAGAGTCACAAGAGATAATATTCGCTCGGAGGGAGCGGACCGGGAAAAAGCCATCTCAGCCGTGGAAAACATACGCAGTTCTCTTTCTATGGCATTCTATTTTCAAACCGAAAAGAGATTGGTATTCGTGAGTAAAAGGGATCGCAAATCCGAAGACGGAAAAAAACATCCTGGAGAAAGCACGAACGATCATTTCATCGTGTTTGCGGCCATACATCCCAACTCGGAAGAAACCGCATTGCCCGAAGTTAGAGAGGTCGAATACTTCCTACAAAAAATGGAAGGCTCCGACTTATACAAGTTGGTACGCAGAGAGGATGAGATCGTGGACAAGTTTCCATTCTCCGGGGGCCAAGAATACGTCCTACTGGAGAATGTAAAAAATCTGTCCTTCAAATTCTCCAGAACCGGATCTAAATGGGAAGAAGAATGGGATTCCAGAGAAACGAAGAATATTCCCCGACTCATTCGTATCGAACTGATCGCCAATTTAGGAAACGAGGAACGTAGATTCGAGACACTCGCCTTTCCGGGGATGCTTTTGAAATGA
- a CDS encoding general secretion pathway protein GspK: MSGRRGLSMKGTRLSRRRGAIVMLLVAGIGFAAIATTLDFAERSIADYKISQGEMAGFRALLLAKAGFQGALAALRKIPEEQLYQSGIGLSPPPVPLGGGMIYYKLQGEDGKINLNSIYNTDTKDINLRNQEMAQRLLERLGMKRELLNPLIDWLDDDNQGNSEAAYYEKLIPPRKIKNSYLYSLSELTSVKGFEPKIVYGSQKPPDYDQKYSKDFMTDEEKNLVSDSDFVLANNLTAFVPFQRNYDDRINLNAAPYFVLMSLSDFMTRQAALQIMKLKIKKGGYLKEVKDLDTVPEFQVPSVGGLSLYKELAGEGTDVSGGRIKTKGEIYRITAVGEVSINSAKNKNSDVLLGKVIARRITGIFDLTNNIMLYYRED, translated from the coding sequence ATGAGCGGAAGACGGGGATTGAGTATGAAAGGAACCAGGCTTTCTCGGAGAAGGGGAGCCATAGTGATGTTACTCGTCGCAGGCATCGGTTTTGCGGCGATTGCTACGACTTTAGATTTCGCCGAAAGATCCATCGCCGATTATAAAATCTCTCAAGGAGAAATGGCGGGATTTCGTGCTCTACTTCTAGCCAAGGCGGGATTCCAGGGAGCCTTGGCGGCTTTGAGAAAAATTCCGGAAGAGCAATTGTACCAGTCCGGTATCGGACTAAGTCCGCCTCCGGTTCCTCTTGGCGGGGGAATGATCTACTATAAGCTCCAAGGCGAAGACGGCAAAATCAATCTCAACTCTATATACAATACGGATACTAAGGATATCAATCTACGAAACCAGGAGATGGCCCAACGTCTCTTGGAAAGATTGGGTATGAAAAGGGAATTACTGAATCCCCTGATCGATTGGTTGGACGACGATAACCAGGGAAATTCCGAGGCGGCTTATTACGAAAAATTAATCCCTCCCCGGAAAATCAAAAATTCATATCTTTATTCCCTTTCCGAACTCACCTCCGTGAAAGGGTTCGAACCTAAAATCGTTTACGGGTCCCAAAAGCCCCCCGATTACGACCAAAAATACTCCAAGGACTTCATGACCGACGAGGAAAAGAATCTGGTGAGCGATTCGGATTTCGTTCTCGCGAATAATCTGACGGCGTTCGTGCCATTCCAGAGGAATTACGACGATAGAATCAACTTGAATGCCGCGCCGTATTTCGTTTTAATGTCCCTATCCGATTTTATGACCCGTCAGGCAGCCTTGCAGATTATGAAGCTTAAGATCAAAAAAGGCGGCTATCTGAAAGAGGTTAAGGATCTGGACACGGTTCCCGAATTCCAAGTTCCTTCCGTGGGCGGTCTATCCCTTTATAAAGAATTGGCCGGAGAGGGAACCGACGTGTCGGGAGGAAGGATCAAAACAAAGGGCGAGATATATAGAATTACGGCAGTGGGTGAGGTTTCCATCAACTCCGCCAAAAACAAAAATTCCGACGTGTTACTGGGAAAGGTAATCGCAAGAAGAATCACCGGGATTTTTGATTTAACAAATAATATCATGCTGTATTATAGAGAAGATTAA
- the pilM gene encoding pilus assembly protein PilM, whose product MFLYEKFLALDYGTSSVKGALFQRVAGNLTLLRAETMPISPMEEREYETNILRFLNTYFPGESAILLALSLDRLFVREISIPLTTEKAVREVIPFEVESRVPFPMETVEVLGSVWRIDQEQSDVITYTAHHSEFDTIAAPFVDSTIVFRGIYVDSVCLGSVVSKHSGKEIPFSNVAQLDIGGKHTLLNVIKDGKITHTRFLSLGGEVLTDEIAKALKIGKEKAEALKTSIQFEPFHSPEDGLNLFAKEYRLKVADIKKAFSIAEDFFRSLGEEARRSFLSLGETERPEVLYISGEGSKIRDLETFLGEDLGLQVRRYDFLGTDPDRYATCYGMAYQLIASKKVKVDFLQTPYVKRLNKNIFDLSVFIPHLILASVSILLFIGVFFLGIVSDKRKLTAANKILSEKIKSGIGSNVPVDSDPLDYAKKLRDEAKNRTELYRNYLSKPTVLDVLYELSTKYPDPGMQPFLFNSITYDNGHVTIQGAVNEISEIGVIQRSLENSQMFKKVTLENNRSNYGLKTYKVTFTIKMEVAASAGESE is encoded by the coding sequence ATGTTCTTATACGAAAAATTTCTTGCCTTAGATTACGGAACTAGCTCGGTTAAAGGCGCCCTCTTCCAAAGAGTCGCCGGAAATCTGACCTTATTAAGGGCGGAGACCATGCCAATCTCTCCCATGGAGGAAAGGGAATACGAAACGAATATACTTCGCTTTCTGAACACCTACTTTCCAGGAGAGAGCGCTATCCTACTCGCCTTATCTTTGGATAGACTTTTCGTGAGGGAGATCTCCATACCCCTCACGACCGAAAAAGCGGTTCGAGAGGTGATTCCTTTCGAGGTGGAAAGCCGTGTCCCGTTTCCTATGGAAACAGTGGAAGTACTCGGTTCCGTTTGGAGAATCGATCAGGAGCAATCTGACGTAATCACATATACGGCGCACCATTCCGAATTCGATACCATAGCCGCTCCCTTTGTGGATTCTACCATCGTGTTCCGGGGAATCTATGTGGATTCCGTCTGCCTGGGTTCCGTCGTTTCCAAACATTCCGGTAAGGAGATCCCGTTCTCCAATGTGGCTCAGTTGGATATAGGCGGAAAGCATACTCTACTGAATGTGATCAAGGACGGCAAGATCACACATACCCGTTTCCTTTCCTTGGGTGGAGAAGTCCTAACCGATGAAATCGCCAAGGCCTTAAAGATAGGAAAAGAAAAAGCGGAAGCTTTAAAGACGAGCATACAATTCGAGCCCTTTCATTCTCCGGAAGACGGCCTAAATCTTTTCGCAAAAGAATACAGGCTTAAAGTTGCCGATATCAAAAAGGCATTTTCCATCGCCGAAGATTTTTTCAGGTCCTTGGGCGAAGAGGCCAGAAGAAGTTTCCTCTCCCTAGGGGAAACGGAACGTCCCGAAGTATTATATATCTCCGGAGAAGGAAGTAAGATCCGGGATTTGGAAACCTTCTTAGGGGAAGATCTGGGACTGCAAGTCAGAAGATACGATTTCCTGGGAACCGATCCGGATAGATATGCTACTTGCTACGGAATGGCTTATCAGCTCATCGCCTCCAAAAAAGTTAAGGTGGATTTCTTACAGACTCCTTATGTAAAAAGGCTGAATAAGAATATCTTCGACCTATCCGTTTTTATTCCTCATCTGATTCTCGCCTCAGTATCGATTCTACTTTTCATAGGCGTATTCTTTCTCGGAATCGTATCCGATAAGCGTAAACTTACCGCCGCCAATAAAATACTTTCCGAGAAGATCAAGAGCGGTATAGGATCCAATGTGCCCGTGGACAGCGACCCCTTGGATTACGCCAAGAAACTGAGAGACGAGGCCAAGAATAGAACGGAATTATACCGAAACTACCTTTCTAAGCCTACGGTTCTGGATGTATTGTACGAACTCTCCACAAAATATCCGGATCCCGGAATGCAACCCTTCCTATTCAATAGCATTACTTACGATAACGGTCACGTCACCATACAGGGTGCGGTAAACGAAATCTCGGAGATCGGAGTGATCCAAAGATCCTTGGAAAATTCCCAGATGTTCAAGAAGGTGACTTTGGAAAATAACCGCTCAAATTACGGATTAAAAACTTATAAAGTGACTTTTACCATAAAAATGGAGGTCGCGGCCTCCGCCGGAGAATCCGAATAA
- the gspN gene encoding type II secretion system protein GspN, protein MPRAKKIEEEDIISNEEEEFLTMELEDIPEDPSEEESAPRFTLKQKLILIGTGAFSFLFFLFFLFPYENILRQVLSSSSGGQPSAFFFRELNVSILFGEVSAKSLEISGPSLRIKANQASVSAGLISLLRKKVNGDFEVNGLKIEYDGEPIGSITSLEGLVKIDSLIAPISRFNGAFSLKMPEGKKGNLSNLPELPVLGRLENIIINKISLKSKLDQGNLEFEEFLIDTSIGRLDIHGNMRLSENFGSSQLNIRVCFEPERDFATEREDIVGMLALLEKNGNEKCVPISGFVQKPEVKIPGINGPPVGGPVP, encoded by the coding sequence ATGCCTCGGGCAAAGAAAATCGAAGAGGAAGACATCATTTCCAACGAGGAAGAAGAATTCCTCACGATGGAATTGGAGGATATTCCCGAAGATCCTAGCGAAGAGGAGAGCGCCCCCCGTTTCACTCTTAAGCAGAAACTGATCCTAATCGGAACCGGAGCATTTTCATTCCTATTCTTCCTATTCTTCCTTTTTCCGTACGAGAATATTTTACGCCAAGTATTGAGTTCTTCTTCCGGAGGCCAACCCAGTGCATTCTTCTTTCGGGAGCTGAACGTATCCATTTTATTCGGAGAAGTTTCCGCAAAATCCCTGGAAATATCCGGGCCTAGCTTGCGTATCAAAGCGAATCAGGCAAGCGTCTCCGCAGGACTCATATCCCTTCTCAGAAAGAAAGTTAACGGAGATTTCGAAGTAAACGGTTTAAAGATCGAATACGACGGAGAACCGATCGGAAGTATCACGAGCCTCGAAGGCCTCGTAAAAATCGATTCTCTCATAGCTCCGATCAGCAGGTTCAACGGAGCATTTTCCTTAAAAATGCCCGAAGGAAAAAAAGGAAATTTGTCCAATTTGCCCGAGCTTCCGGTATTGGGAAGATTGGAAAACATTATCATAAATAAGATTTCCTTAAAATCCAAATTGGACCAGGGAAATCTGGAGTTCGAAGAATTCCTGATCGATACGTCCATAGGTAGACTGGACATCCATGGAAACATGCGTCTCTCGGAAAATTTCGGAAGTTCCCAATTGAATATCCGGGTTTGTTTCGAACCCGAAAGGGATTTCGCGACCGAAAGAGAAGATATAGTGGGTATGCTGGCGCTTCTAGAAAAGAACGGAAACGAAAAATGCGTTCCTATTTCCGGTTTTGTGCAAAAGCCGGAGGTAAAGATCCCGGGTATCAACGGACCTCCCGTAGGCGGTCCGGTTCCTTAG
- a CDS encoding vitamin B12-dependent ribonucleotide reductase produces the protein MKLNKHFTSPDKGFSNELRWVKRNSKISNPDGSVVFEANDILVPEQWSQVAVDILAQKYFRRKGVPKYLKKVEEKGIPEWLQRSEPDKEKLESLKSEDRFGGETSAQEVFHRLAGCWTYWGYKYGYFSDEESAKIFYEEVAYMLASQMAAPNSPQWFNTGLNWAYGIDGKSQGHYYVDPTTAKLVKSSSAYEHPQPHACFIQSVDDDLVNEGGIMDLWVREARLFKYGSGTGTNFSNLRAENEPLSGGGKSSGLMSFLKIGDRAAGAIKSGGTTRRAAKMVCLDVDHPDIDRFVDWKVEEEKKVASLVTGSMLNNRHLNAIIKACYEMEGADRFEPKKNSALKKAIVEAKKVLIPDNYIKRVIDLAKQGYKEILFEELTTDWQSEAYNTVSGQNSNNSVRLPNEFMTAVEQDQAWHLFNRTEKEKAHKEKRSPKPSKTIRARELWDRISYAAWASADPGTQYHTTINEWHTCPEDGAINASNPCSEYMFLDNTACNLASANLQKFINPETLVFDVEGFRYLCRLWTIILEISVTMAQFPSREIAELSYKFRTLGLGYANLGSALMIMGIPYDSKEAMAITGAITSIMHMTAYATSAEMASELGPFAGYEKNKKHMLRVIRNHRRAAYNAPSEDYEGLTIKPVGIDPAFCPSYMLKAAQEDSDKAQQLGEKHGYRNAQVTVIAPTGTIGLVMDCDTTGIEPDFALVKFKKLAGGGYFKIINQSVPLALRKLGYSPSEIESIINYCKGHATLNGAPVVNTQTLKEKGFTNEILQKVEASLPLAFDINFAFNKFNLGEDFLQKTLGIAKETYDSFTFNLLEYLGFSKEDINKANDYVCGTMTIENAPYLKEKDYPVFDCANKCGKYGKRYLSYESHIRTMAAAQPFISGAISKTINLPEDATVEDIKNAYYISWKMMVKANALYRDGSKLSQPLNSVLELLNGIELEEQEEITEAAVSKDPAQFAEKIVYKYISHRRKLPNRRAGYTQKAVVGGHKVYLRTGEYEDGQIGEIFVDMHKEGAAFRSLMNAFAISVSLGLQHGVPLEEFVDAFTFFKFEPNGIVTGNKHIKMSTSVIDFIFRELAITYLGRYDLGQVAPEDLRGDEIGSRKSSESIQNKPSSAAVSSPSPSSVVETPRSEPETISYSQMIKEKPASGVALMEEIKMARIKGYTGDSCTECGSFEMVRNGSCLKCMSCGATTGCS, from the coding sequence ATGAAGCTAAATAAACATTTCACTTCACCTGATAAGGGTTTTTCCAACGAACTGCGTTGGGTAAAACGTAATTCTAAGATATCGAATCCGGACGGATCCGTTGTTTTTGAGGCCAACGATATCCTAGTGCCGGAGCAATGGTCCCAGGTAGCGGTTGATATTCTGGCCCAGAAGTATTTTCGCCGAAAAGGAGTTCCTAAATACCTGAAAAAGGTAGAAGAGAAAGGAATTCCCGAGTGGTTACAACGCTCCGAACCGGATAAAGAGAAGCTGGAATCCTTAAAATCGGAAGATCGTTTCGGCGGAGAAACTTCCGCACAAGAGGTTTTCCATCGTCTAGCCGGTTGCTGGACTTATTGGGGATACAAATACGGATATTTCTCCGACGAAGAAAGCGCTAAGATTTTCTACGAAGAAGTCGCCTACATGCTCGCGTCTCAAATGGCGGCTCCGAATTCTCCTCAATGGTTCAATACAGGTTTAAATTGGGCTTACGGAATCGACGGTAAATCCCAAGGCCATTATTATGTAGACCCTACGACTGCAAAGCTCGTGAAATCTTCTTCAGCGTATGAACATCCCCAACCCCATGCTTGTTTCATCCAAAGCGTAGACGACGATTTGGTGAACGAAGGTGGAATCATGGACCTTTGGGTTCGTGAGGCTCGTCTGTTTAAATACGGTTCAGGAACCGGAACCAATTTCTCTAATTTGAGAGCGGAAAACGAACCTCTTTCTGGCGGAGGAAAAAGCTCCGGTTTAATGAGTTTCTTGAAAATCGGAGACCGTGCCGCAGGTGCGATCAAGTCCGGAGGAACCACTCGTAGGGCCGCTAAAATGGTCTGCTTGGATGTGGATCACCCGGATATCGATCGTTTCGTGGATTGGAAAGTGGAAGAAGAGAAGAAAGTCGCTTCTCTTGTCACCGGGTCCATGCTCAATAACAGACATTTGAATGCGATTATCAAAGCCTGCTATGAAATGGAAGGCGCGGATCGTTTCGAACCTAAAAAGAACTCCGCTCTCAAGAAAGCCATCGTAGAAGCTAAGAAGGTTCTGATTCCGGATAATTATATCAAACGGGTCATCGATCTCGCGAAGCAAGGTTATAAGGAAATTCTTTTCGAAGAATTGACCACCGACTGGCAATCCGAGGCTTACAATACCGTTTCCGGTCAGAACAGCAATAACTCCGTTCGTTTGCCTAACGAATTCATGACCGCTGTGGAGCAAGACCAGGCTTGGCATCTGTTCAACAGAACGGAAAAAGAGAAAGCGCATAAGGAGAAGAGATCTCCTAAGCCTTCTAAAACGATCCGAGCGAGAGAACTCTGGGACAGGATTTCTTACGCCGCTTGGGCTTCTGCGGATCCGGGAACCCAGTATCATACTACCATCAACGAATGGCATACTTGTCCGGAAGATGGAGCGATCAACGCCTCCAACCCTTGCTCCGAATACATGTTCTTGGATAATACAGCATGTAATTTGGCTTCTGCAAACCTGCAAAAATTCATCAATCCGGAAACTCTGGTCTTCGACGTGGAAGGTTTCCGTTATCTTTGCAGACTCTGGACCATCATTCTGGAGATTTCCGTAACCATGGCACAATTCCCTTCCCGGGAAATCGCGGAGCTTTCCTATAAATTCCGTACTCTGGGACTCGGATACGCGAACCTGGGATCCGCTCTCATGATCATGGGAATTCCTTACGATTCCAAGGAAGCGATGGCTATTACCGGTGCGATCACTTCCATCATGCACATGACTGCTTATGCTACTTCCGCGGAAATGGCGAGTGAGCTCGGACCTTTTGCCGGATACGAGAAGAATAAGAAGCATATGCTTCGAGTGATTCGTAACCATAGAAGAGCCGCATACAACGCTCCTTCCGAAGATTACGAAGGCTTAACCATTAAGCCCGTAGGAATCGACCCTGCATTCTGCCCTTCTTATATGTTAAAAGCCGCTCAGGAAGATTCCGACAAGGCCCAACAACTGGGAGAAAAACACGGATACAGAAACGCTCAAGTAACCGTGATCGCACCTACTGGAACTATCGGTCTCGTCATGGATTGCGATACTACAGGTATCGAACCCGACTTCGCCCTGGTGAAATTCAAGAAATTAGCCGGAGGCGGTTATTTCAAGATCATCAACCAATCCGTTCCTTTGGCTCTTCGCAAATTGGGATATTCTCCTTCCGAGATCGAATCCATCATCAATTATTGTAAGGGACATGCCACTCTGAACGGGGCTCCTGTGGTCAATACTCAAACCTTGAAGGAGAAGGGATTTACGAACGAGATCCTGCAGAAGGTAGAAGCTTCCCTGCCCCTCGCCTTCGATATCAATTTCGCCTTCAACAAATTCAATTTGGGCGAGGACTTCTTACAAAAGACTCTGGGAATCGCTAAGGAAACCTACGATTCTTTCACATTCAATCTTTTGGAATACCTGGGATTCTCCAAAGAGGATATCAATAAGGCCAACGACTATGTTTGCGGAACGATGACTATCGAGAACGCTCCTTATCTGAAAGAGAAGGATTATCCGGTATTCGATTGCGCGAACAAGTGCGGAAAATACGGTAAACGTTATCTTTCCTACGAATCCCATATCCGTACGATGGCGGCGGCTCAGCCTTTCATCAGCGGTGCGATTTCCAAAACGATCAACCTTCCGGAAGACGCTACCGTAGAAGATATCAAAAACGCTTACTATATCTCTTGGAAGATGATGGTAAAAGCGAACGCTCTTTATCGCGACGGATCCAAACTCTCTCAACCTTTAAATTCCGTTCTGGAACTCTTGAATGGAATCGAACTGGAAGAGCAGGAAGAAATCACGGAAGCGGCCGTCTCTAAAGATCCGGCTCAGTTCGCCGAGAAGATCGTTTACAAATACATCTCTCATAGACGCAAACTTCCGAACCGACGCGCGGGTTATACCCAAAAAGCGGTGGTCGGCGGTCATAAGGTATATCTTCGCACAGGAGAATACGAAGACGGCCAAATCGGAGAAATCTTCGTGGATATGCATAAAGAAGGAGCCGCATTCAGAAGTTTGATGAACGCTTTTGCGATCTCCGTATCTCTCGGATTGCAGCACGGAGTTCCTCTGGAAGAATTCGTAGACGCTTTCACTTTCTTCAAGTTCGAGCCGAACGGAATCGTGACCGGAAACAAACATATCAAGATGAGTACTTCCGTAATCGATTTCATCTTCCGAGAATTGGCAATCACTTACTTGGGACGTTACGATCTGGGCCAGGTGGCTCCGGAAGATTTAAGAGGAGACGAGATCGGATCCAGAAAATCCTCCGAATCCATCCAGAACAAACCTTCCTCTGCGGCGGTTTCTTCCCCTTCTCCTTCTTCGGTCGTGGAAACTCCTCGTTCCGAACCGGAAACTATTTCCTATTCACAAATGATTAAGGAAAAACCGGCTTCCGGAGTGGCTCTCATGGAAGAGATTAAAATGGCCAGGATCAAAGGTTATACCGGAGATTCCTGCACCGAATGCGGTTCCTTCGAAATGGTTCGTAACGGATCTTGCTTGAAGTGTATGTCTTGCGGTGCGACTACCGGTTGTTCCTGA